Proteins encoded by one window of Streptomyces uncialis:
- a CDS encoding tyrosinase family protein — translation MTVRKNQANLTAAEKKAFVDAVLEVKRIGVYDEFVAAHRLRFALDMNTGVYVGHFGPSFLPWHRKFLIDFENELQKIDASVSIPYWDWTADNTVASSVWAPDLLGGTGRPLDDQVMDGPFAYSAGKWPINIQVDSRPFLARNLAYRVPTLPSRAEVDAALAIPTYDSAPFRDGSAGFRATLEGSAGYLSMHNRVHSWVWGQMESSVSPNDPVFWLHHSFVDKLWADWHALHPTSAEYLPAGGTVDVIDLNETMPPWPNTTPQSMLDHTPFYTYA, via the coding sequence ATGACCGTACGCAAGAACCAGGCGAACCTCACGGCCGCCGAGAAGAAGGCCTTCGTCGACGCCGTGCTGGAGGTCAAGCGCATAGGCGTGTACGACGAGTTCGTCGCCGCCCACCGCCTGCGCTTCGCGCTCGACATGAACACCGGTGTCTACGTGGGTCACTTCGGCCCGTCGTTCCTGCCCTGGCACCGCAAGTTCCTCATCGATTTCGAGAACGAGCTCCAGAAGATCGACGCGTCGGTGTCGATCCCCTACTGGGACTGGACCGCCGACAACACCGTCGCCTCCTCGGTCTGGGCGCCGGACCTCCTCGGCGGCACCGGACGCCCCCTGGACGACCAGGTGATGGACGGCCCCTTCGCGTACTCCGCCGGCAAATGGCCGATCAACATCCAGGTCGACAGCCGCCCGTTCCTCGCCCGTAATCTCGCCTACCGCGTCCCCACGCTTCCGAGCCGGGCCGAGGTCGACGCCGCGCTCGCCATTCCCACCTACGACTCCGCGCCCTTCCGTGACGGCTCGGCGGGCTTCCGGGCCACGCTCGAAGGCTCGGCGGGATATCTGAGCATGCACAACCGCGTGCACTCCTGGGTGTGGGGTCAGATGGAGTCGAGCGTCTCCCCGAACGACCCGGTGTTCTGGCTGCACCACTCGTTCGTCGACAAGCTCTGGGCCGACTGGCACGCGCTCCACCCGACCAGCGCCGAATACCTCCCCGCCGGGGGCACGGTCGATGTGATCGACCTCAACGAGACCATGCCGCCCTGGCCCAACACGACCCCGCAGAGCATGCTGGACCACACCCCCTTCTACACCTACGCCTGA
- a CDS encoding ribokinase — protein MPGVPPVNRSPLVVVGSANADLVVRVGRRPRPGETVRGGDLAVHPGGKGANQAVAAARLGGRVTLLARVGDDSHGALLTRALREAGVDFPALPYGDRPTGTALIVVGPDGDNSIVVSPGANALLSPADIAEQRERLAAARVLSLQLEIPLDTVTAAVGAAGPTTRVVLNPSPPTDLPAEVLARCDPLVLNQHEARHLLGVDTAPEEAAVALLARGPRSVVITLGAEGALVAEGDGTTTRVPGEEVAVVDTTGAGDAFTAALAWRLSEGDGLTPAVRYAVHVGAEAVSGAGAQSLSPRGRTPGPAVTDG, from the coding sequence ATGCCCGGGGTCCCGCCGGTGAACCGCTCCCCGCTGGTCGTCGTCGGCTCCGCCAACGCCGATCTGGTGGTGCGGGTCGGGCGCAGACCCCGGCCCGGGGAGACCGTGCGGGGCGGCGATCTCGCCGTCCACCCCGGTGGCAAGGGGGCCAACCAAGCGGTCGCCGCGGCCAGGCTGGGCGGCCGGGTGACCCTGCTCGCGCGGGTCGGGGACGACTCCCACGGAGCACTGCTCACCCGCGCCCTGCGCGAGGCCGGGGTGGACTTCCCCGCGCTTCCGTACGGAGACCGGCCCACCGGGACCGCGCTGATCGTCGTGGGCCCCGACGGCGACAACAGCATCGTCGTGTCCCCGGGGGCGAACGCCCTGCTGTCCCCGGCGGACATCGCCGAACAGCGCGAACGGCTCGCCGCCGCGCGCGTGCTCTCCCTCCAACTGGAGATACCGCTCGACACGGTCACGGCGGCGGTGGGCGCCGCCGGTCCCACCACCCGTGTGGTGCTCAACCCGTCCCCGCCCACCGACCTGCCCGCCGAGGTCCTGGCCCGCTGCGACCCGCTCGTCCTCAACCAGCACGAGGCACGCCACCTGTTGGGCGTGGACACCGCACCGGAGGAGGCCGCCGTGGCTTTGCTCGCACGCGGTCCCCGTTCCGTCGTCATCACCCTCGGAGCGGAGGGCGCGCTGGTCGCCGAAGGCGACGGGACGACCACCCGGGTGCCGGGGGAGGAGGTGGCGGTGGTGGACACCACCGGCGCGGGTGACGCGTTCACCGCGGCGCTCGCCTGGCGGCTGTCGGAGGGCGACGGCCTCACCCCGGCCGTGCGGTACGCGGTCCACGTCGGCGCCGAGGCGGTGTCCGGAGCGGGAGCGCAGAGCCTGTCGCCCCGCGGCCGGACCCCGGGCCCCGCTGTGACGGACGGTTGA
- a CDS encoding LVIVD repeat-containing protein, translating into MRSLRRNAALAAVVAAATTATLLAPGVSGAKSVAADPNILDVCEDRRPGPADPGSYGMQLDGSFRHPALTPVDEQNEHDFPGRNKKYDTRSYIKNMKVEAAYEGADFTPDYFHTWQNIVDFDGRRYLFQYSRSDGRVYDITDIKKVKVVERMSRKDVGGDETRANGDWAAHDYWGASTIQWNKRLNAYVMVQSFESRRQISELSDHPPGDKYNNPEGVKKLRAKPGLKGFKVFRLDGPRKKDWKLLTTVSTDSTQADPLNTDPAKAQQGSGSIDVPYWTGEKYMFIAAAPDDTYSGTEYPTNLHSPGYQSWDMSDPARPKLLDTWHLPGQRTGEDAAYRENPRCGNRTSWMGARMPLFLPRPVEKGGRYAFAAMGGYGLTVLDVSDPSNMRTVSHLDLPASVAGTEGDNIDVSQYEKTGMIYYSGYPLTEDCYEPYKDVYQIDARDPKQPRVVGVLPRPTPPRSAGITDYCQRRGSFGPKRTGYYTNPGQHTAGVLSYGFYNAGVQFFDVSDPAEPEISAYFVPKAYGPSTADYAYGNQTHGVYVEWDRNIAWTLTNHGIYALSSPKVLGKPDRDAPARPFRNSEF; encoded by the coding sequence ATGCGTTCCCTCCGCAGAAACGCCGCCCTGGCCGCGGTGGTCGCCGCCGCCACCACGGCCACCCTTCTCGCCCCCGGGGTGTCCGGCGCGAAGTCCGTCGCCGCCGACCCGAACATCCTCGACGTCTGCGAGGACCGCCGCCCCGGGCCGGCCGACCCCGGCTCGTACGGCATGCAGCTGGACGGCAGCTTCCGTCATCCCGCGCTCACCCCGGTCGACGAGCAGAACGAGCACGACTTCCCGGGCCGCAACAAGAAGTACGACACCCGCTCGTACATCAAGAACATGAAGGTCGAAGCCGCTTACGAGGGCGCCGACTTCACCCCCGACTACTTCCACACCTGGCAGAACATCGTCGACTTCGACGGCCGCCGCTACCTCTTCCAGTACAGCCGCTCCGACGGCCGCGTCTACGACATCACCGACATCAAGAAGGTCAAGGTGGTCGAGCGGATGAGCCGCAAGGACGTGGGCGGTGACGAGACCCGGGCGAACGGCGACTGGGCGGCACACGACTACTGGGGCGCCTCCACCATCCAGTGGAACAAGAGGCTCAACGCGTACGTCATGGTCCAGAGCTTCGAGAGCAGGCGCCAGATCTCGGAACTGTCCGACCACCCGCCCGGGGACAAGTACAACAACCCGGAGGGCGTGAAGAAGCTGCGCGCCAAGCCGGGGCTCAAGGGCTTCAAGGTGTTCCGCCTGGACGGCCCGCGCAAGAAGGACTGGAAGCTGCTGACGACGGTCTCCACCGACTCCACGCAGGCCGACCCGCTGAACACCGACCCGGCGAAGGCGCAGCAGGGCTCCGGCTCGATCGACGTGCCGTACTGGACCGGCGAGAAGTACATGTTCATCGCCGCGGCGCCGGACGACACCTACTCCGGGACCGAGTACCCGACCAATCTGCACTCGCCCGGCTACCAGTCCTGGGACATGTCCGACCCGGCCCGCCCGAAGCTCCTGGACACCTGGCACCTGCCTGGTCAGCGCACCGGTGAGGACGCCGCGTACCGTGAGAACCCGCGCTGCGGCAACCGCACCAGCTGGATGGGTGCCCGGATGCCGCTCTTCCTGCCCAGGCCCGTCGAGAAGGGCGGGCGTTACGCCTTCGCCGCCATGGGCGGTTACGGCCTGACGGTCCTCGACGTCTCCGACCCGTCGAACATGAGGACCGTGAGCCATCTCGACCTGCCGGCCTCCGTCGCGGGCACCGAGGGCGACAACATCGACGTGTCCCAGTACGAGAAGACCGGGATGATCTACTACTCCGGCTACCCGCTCACCGAGGACTGCTACGAGCCGTACAAGGACGTCTACCAGATCGACGCCCGCGACCCGAAGCAGCCCCGTGTCGTCGGTGTCCTGCCCCGTCCGACCCCGCCGAGGTCCGCAGGGATCACCGACTACTGCCAGCGCCGCGGCAGCTTCGGCCCCAAGCGCACCGGCTACTACACCAACCCGGGCCAGCACACCGCCGGTGTCCTGAGCTACGGCTTCTACAACGCGGGCGTGCAGTTCTTCGACGTCTCCGACCCCGCCGAGCCGGAGATCTCCGCCTACTTCGTCCCGAAGGCGTACGGCCCGTCGACCGCCGACTACGCGTACGGCAACCAGACCCACGGCGTCTACGTGGAGTGGGACCGCAACATCGCCTGGACGCTGACCAACCACGGCATCTACGCGCTGTCCTCACCGAAGGTCCTGGGCAAGCCGGACCGGGACGCGCCCGCGAGGCCGTTCCGCAACAGCGAGTTCTGA
- the melC1 gene encoding apotyrosinase chaperone MelC1, translating into MSRLTRRQAVGAVTGVAAGIAVAGVATAWADTAPDKGKREGSAPGGEDASFDEVFQGRRIQGEPIGGAGAHASGHGKHAGHAGHEVYRVLIDGRELQVMRHGKSGWSSAINHYERFATPLDAARTAVTTLKGASVVPFNPTA; encoded by the coding sequence ATGTCCAGACTTACTCGTCGTCAGGCCGTGGGGGCCGTGACCGGCGTCGCCGCCGGTATCGCGGTCGCCGGTGTGGCCACCGCCTGGGCGGACACCGCACCGGACAAGGGAAAGCGCGAGGGCTCGGCGCCCGGTGGCGAGGACGCGTCCTTCGACGAGGTCTTCCAGGGCCGCCGTATCCAGGGCGAGCCCATCGGCGGGGCCGGGGCCCATGCCTCCGGGCACGGCAAGCACGCGGGCCACGCGGGTCACGAGGTGTACCGCGTCCTGATCGACGGCCGGGAGCTCCAGGTGATGCGCCACGGGAAGAGCGGCTGGAGCAGCGCGATCAACCACTACGAGAGGTTCGCGACCCCGCTCGACGCCGCGCGCACGGCGGTCACCACCCTCAAGGGCGCCTCTGTCGTCCCCTTCAACCCCACCGCCTGA
- a CDS encoding carbohydrate ABC transporter permease translates to MRTGLPTRRRPARPTRPSRPSQGRLALYFLAPALLALVLLRLLPALMALISSLRHHSLTDGVTRFVGLANYADLWADPQFWQSARVTLLFSLVINPLQVLLALGLAVLFNQRFAGARFWRSLVFAPIAVPPAVSAVIWGILYRPEGPLNAFLGALGIPAQPFLTSPEQALYALIVLMSWVGVGYWMTFLIAGLQDIPREVYDAAGMDGANAWQRFVHITLPLLRRPLSFVLVAATVSNFLVFAPVQLLTGGGPDGSTNLMMHDVFRRAYSVGDIHYAQAEVVVLVAVTLAVVAVQYRLMQGKGEE, encoded by the coding sequence ATGAGAACCGGACTCCCCACCCGCCGGCGCCCCGCGCGCCCCACACGGCCGTCCCGCCCCTCACAGGGCAGACTCGCCCTCTACTTCCTGGCACCCGCCCTGCTCGCGCTCGTCCTGCTGCGCCTGCTGCCCGCGCTGATGGCACTCATCAGCAGCCTGCGGCACCACAGCCTGACCGACGGGGTCACCCGCTTCGTCGGTCTCGCCAACTACGCCGACCTCTGGGCCGATCCGCAGTTCTGGCAGAGCGCCCGGGTGACCCTGCTCTTCAGCCTGGTCATCAACCCGCTCCAGGTGCTGCTCGCGCTGGGCCTCGCGGTGCTGTTCAACCAGCGGTTCGCCGGTGCCCGGTTCTGGCGCTCGCTCGTCTTCGCGCCCATCGCCGTGCCGCCCGCCGTGTCCGCCGTCATCTGGGGCATCCTCTACCGCCCCGAAGGCCCGCTGAACGCCTTCCTCGGCGCGCTCGGCATCCCCGCCCAGCCCTTCCTCACCAGCCCCGAACAGGCGCTGTACGCACTGATCGTGCTGATGTCATGGGTCGGCGTCGGCTACTGGATGACCTTCCTGATCGCCGGACTCCAGGACATCCCCCGGGAGGTGTACGACGCGGCGGGCATGGACGGCGCGAACGCCTGGCAGCGCTTCGTCCACATCACCCTGCCGCTGCTGCGCCGACCGCTCTCGTTCGTCCTCGTCGCCGCCACCGTCTCCAACTTCCTGGTGTTCGCCCCCGTACAGCTCCTCACCGGTGGCGGACCCGACGGATCGACCAACCTGATGATGCACGACGTGTTCCGCCGCGCCTACAGCGTCGGCGACATCCACTACGCCCAGGCCGAGGTGGTGGTGCTGGTCGCCGTCACGCTCGCCGTCGTCGCCGTGCAGTACCGGCTGATGCAGGGCAAGGGCGAGGAGTAG
- a CDS encoding amino acid permease produces the protein MAAAPGDSAPLAPPADADGVRPAPDTEGAAPAPAGEGLVRSLTHRQTTMIGLGSALGTGLFLGSSTAISMAGPAVIISYAIGAVLVAVIAVLLGEMSAAHPVQGSFGTIAHRYLGPWAGFLSRWLYWFSAVVVIGTEVVASALYIRWWWPEVPMSVAILAIAAIVLAVNIISVKSFGTTEFWLSTVKVVALCAFILCAALLVFFGLPDTEATGFANLADDGGFVPHGASSIWLAMSVVMFAYAGFEVVAIASAEAVDPQRTIRTAMRQLAWRLSFFYLLAITLVLALIPWRKLADGDGSVETSPFVRVFSEVGVPAAATLTNAVVLIAAMSAANAHLYGASRLLHSLGGDKLAPAPMAKLSKRGVPAVALAASTVGIAAAALLAFYDVSGLFGIMMSIALFAVLLVWLLILASYIAFRRHRTAHPEEFTGFSVPAGGKLAIVALVGVLAVAATAVEVPDMRQAAGIGLAFTAVLGVCYALTTLRKTQQK, from the coding sequence ATGGCTGCTGCACCCGGTGACTCCGCACCGCTCGCACCGCCCGCCGACGCCGACGGCGTCAGACCGGCCCCCGACACCGAAGGGGCCGCACCGGCACCCGCCGGTGAGGGACTGGTCCGCTCCCTCACCCACCGGCAGACGACCATGATCGGGCTGGGCTCCGCGCTCGGCACCGGCCTCTTCCTCGGCTCCAGCACCGCCATATCCATGGCCGGCCCCGCCGTGATCATCTCGTACGCCATCGGTGCGGTGCTGGTCGCCGTCATCGCCGTCCTGCTGGGCGAGATGTCCGCCGCCCACCCGGTCCAGGGCTCGTTCGGCACCATCGCGCACCGCTACCTCGGCCCGTGGGCCGGGTTCCTCAGCCGGTGGCTGTACTGGTTCAGCGCGGTCGTCGTCATCGGGACGGAGGTCGTCGCCTCCGCGCTGTACATCCGGTGGTGGTGGCCCGAGGTGCCGATGTCGGTGGCGATCCTGGCGATCGCCGCGATCGTCCTCGCGGTCAACATCATCAGCGTGAAGTCCTTCGGCACCACCGAGTTCTGGCTCTCCACCGTCAAGGTGGTGGCGCTCTGCGCCTTCATCCTGTGCGCCGCACTGCTGGTCTTCTTCGGACTGCCGGACACGGAGGCCACCGGCTTCGCCAACCTCGCCGACGACGGCGGATTCGTGCCGCACGGGGCGAGCTCGATCTGGCTGGCCATGTCCGTGGTGATGTTCGCCTACGCCGGTTTCGAGGTCGTCGCCATCGCGTCGGCGGAGGCGGTCGACCCGCAGCGCACCATCCGCACCGCGATGCGCCAGCTGGCCTGGCGGCTGAGCTTCTTCTACCTCCTCGCCATCACCCTGGTCCTCGCGCTGATCCCGTGGCGCAAGCTCGCGGACGGCGACGGAAGTGTCGAGACGAGCCCCTTCGTGCGGGTCTTCTCGGAGGTCGGCGTGCCCGCCGCGGCGACCCTCACCAACGCGGTCGTCCTCATCGCCGCGATGTCCGCCGCCAACGCCCACCTGTACGGCGCCTCCCGGCTGCTGCACTCGCTCGGCGGCGACAAGCTGGCCCCGGCGCCGATGGCCAAGCTCAGCAAGCGCGGTGTCCCCGCCGTCGCCCTGGCCGCGTCGACCGTCGGTATAGCCGCCGCCGCGCTGCTGGCCTTCTACGACGTCAGCGGACTGTTCGGCATCATGATGTCGATCGCGCTCTTCGCGGTGCTGCTGGTGTGGCTGCTGATTCTCGCGTCGTACATCGCCTTCCGGCGCCACCGGACGGCGCACCCGGAGGAGTTCACCGGCTTCAGCGTCCCGGCAGGCGGGAAGCTGGCCATCGTGGCCCTGGTCGGGGTGCTCGCGGTCGCCGCCACCGCGGTGGAGGTCCCCGACATGCGCCAGGCGGCGGGCATCGGTCTCGCCTTCACCGCCGTCCTCGGTGTCTGCTACGCCCTGACCACCCTCCGCAAGACCCAGCAGAAGTAG
- a CDS encoding LacI family DNA-binding transcriptional regulator: MSIRTSGAAAPGKREGDVHGTGRAKIGDVAAEAGVSVTTVSHVISGRRPVSAATRARVEEVIQRLGYQADPSARGLRTQRTRTLGLVVPDLANPFNAELAVGMQEVTLAHEYLTVVCEAPMGGPYLPAVLRQLAARRMDGIVLGRYGATRADLALITGSGARLVRLGGPLAAGPGDVVRAAEVEGMRDLVRHLVRDRGYRRVGFIGGEQGVEPGGERFQGYREALAEAGLAIPGDLVLWTSFTRAGGRTGAARLLAAAEPPDALVCANDLIAIGALDACRERGVDVPGRVAVTGYDNIDAASLVSPALTTVLNPAREIGRSAARILLERLDGDDDGPAREVVLAHRLVTRESA; the protein is encoded by the coding sequence GTGAGCATCCGAACCAGCGGCGCCGCGGCGCCCGGCAAGCGGGAGGGTGATGTGCACGGCACAGGCCGCGCGAAGATCGGGGACGTGGCGGCCGAGGCCGGGGTCAGCGTCACGACCGTGTCGCATGTGATCAGCGGGCGCCGGCCGGTGTCGGCGGCCACCCGGGCACGGGTCGAGGAGGTGATACAGCGCCTCGGCTACCAGGCCGACCCCTCGGCCCGGGGGCTGCGCACCCAGCGCACCCGCACCCTGGGGCTGGTCGTCCCCGACCTGGCTAACCCCTTCAACGCCGAGCTCGCCGTCGGTATGCAGGAGGTCACCCTGGCCCATGAGTACCTGACGGTCGTCTGCGAGGCACCCATGGGCGGGCCGTATCTCCCGGCCGTGCTGCGGCAGCTGGCCGCGCGCCGGATGGACGGCATCGTGCTCGGCCGCTACGGCGCCACCCGCGCGGATCTCGCCCTGATCACCGGCTCCGGCGCCCGGCTGGTGCGCCTCGGCGGCCCCCTGGCGGCGGGTCCGGGCGATGTGGTGCGCGCGGCCGAGGTCGAGGGGATGCGGGATCTGGTGCGGCATCTGGTCCGCGACCGCGGCTACCGGCGCGTCGGGTTCATCGGCGGCGAACAGGGCGTCGAGCCCGGCGGCGAGCGCTTCCAGGGGTACCGGGAGGCGCTGGCGGAGGCGGGGCTGGCCATCCCCGGGGATCTGGTGCTCTGGACCAGCTTCACCCGTGCGGGCGGGCGGACCGGCGCGGCACGGCTCCTGGCCGCGGCCGAACCGCCGGACGCCCTGGTCTGCGCCAACGACCTGATCGCCATCGGCGCCCTGGACGCCTGCCGGGAACGGGGGGTGGACGTACCGGGTCGGGTCGCCGTCACCGGCTACGACAACATCGACGCGGCGTCCCTGGTGTCCCCCGCGCTGACGACCGTGCTCAACCCGGCCCGTGAGATCGGCCGCTCCGCGGCCCGCATCCTGCTGGAGCGCCTGGACGGCGACGACGACGGACCGGCGCGGGAAGTGGTCCTCGCCCACCGGCTGGTGACCCGGGAGTCGGCCTGA
- a CDS encoding sugar ABC transporter substrate-binding protein, with the protein MTGLLSRRRLLGTALAAASGAVLAGCADDRPAGGRTAVRFLGPETADTFRPVIQGFERAHPDLRVEYTPVPPAQLNDVLQLRLSAKDTAIDVYCVDQPRVPALTARGFLTDLRAVDGRARAAVTPEQYEISSWDGVLRCLPVWTSTQYLFYNADLLKKSGAAAPGADPADRWSWERILETGRRAMDRSGADYALLIEQTDAYYGIQPLAESLGGGPGITGDDMLTPAVTNRGWTEAMTWYGKLFADGLSPRGVSSFEMASLFTAGRAPFFVGGPWNLGAFASLKDFAWGTAPQPQFERGRAVTPTDSWSWGVNPHSGRADAALRFMEYASLTTEGSLATVAASPLIPSHRGAFDRYAADLDRTATRSTEGVAAIMRHELAETAVSRPRSIGYTQFETVMGSAFSDIRNGSPVRPRLAKASAELVRTWERLR; encoded by the coding sequence ATGACCGGCCTCCTCAGCCGCAGACGCCTGCTGGGCACGGCGCTCGCCGCGGCTTCCGGCGCGGTCCTCGCCGGCTGCGCGGACGACCGCCCGGCCGGTGGCCGGACAGCGGTGCGCTTCCTCGGCCCCGAGACGGCGGACACCTTCCGGCCCGTGATCCAGGGCTTCGAGCGGGCCCATCCGGACCTGCGCGTGGAGTACACCCCGGTCCCGCCCGCCCAGCTCAACGACGTACTGCAACTGCGTCTGTCCGCGAAGGACACCGCGATCGACGTGTACTGCGTCGACCAGCCACGCGTACCCGCCCTCACCGCCCGCGGATTCCTCACCGATCTCCGCGCGGTGGACGGCCGGGCCCGCGCCGCGGTGACCCCGGAGCAGTACGAGATCAGTTCCTGGGACGGCGTACTGCGCTGCCTCCCGGTGTGGACCTCCACCCAGTACCTCTTCTACAACGCCGACCTGCTCAAGAAGTCGGGCGCCGCCGCACCCGGCGCCGACCCCGCCGACCGCTGGTCCTGGGAACGGATCCTTGAGACCGGACGGCGCGCCATGGACCGGTCCGGCGCCGACTACGCGCTGCTCATCGAACAGACCGACGCCTACTACGGCATCCAGCCGCTGGCCGAGTCGCTGGGCGGCGGCCCCGGCATCACCGGTGACGACATGCTCACCCCCGCCGTCACCAACCGGGGCTGGACCGAGGCCATGACCTGGTACGGAAAGCTGTTCGCCGACGGACTCTCCCCCCGCGGGGTCTCCTCGTTCGAGATGGCCTCGCTGTTCACCGCGGGCCGGGCGCCCTTCTTCGTCGGCGGCCCCTGGAACCTCGGAGCCTTCGCCTCCCTGAAGGACTTCGCCTGGGGAACCGCGCCACAACCGCAGTTCGAGCGGGGCCGCGCCGTGACCCCCACCGACTCCTGGTCCTGGGGCGTCAACCCGCACTCCGGCCGGGCGGACGCGGCCCTGCGCTTCATGGAGTACGCCTCCCTCACCACGGAAGGCAGCCTCGCCACCGTCGCCGCCTCACCCCTCATCCCGTCCCATCGCGGGGCCTTCGACCGATACGCGGCCGATCTCGACCGCACCGCCACCCGCAGCACCGAGGGAGTGGCCGCGATCATGCGCCATGAACTGGCCGAAACGGCCGTCAGCCGGCCGAGGAGCATCGGCTACACCCAGTTCGAGACCGTCATGGGCTCGGCGTTCTCCGACATACGCAACGGCTCGCCCGTGCGGCCCCGGCTCGCCAAGGCGTCGGCGGAACTGGTGCGCACCTGGGAGCGACTGCGATGA
- a CDS encoding nucleoside hydrolase, translating to MIAPRPYDVLLDTDIGSDVDDALALGVLLGSPEVSLRGATTVYGDTLLRARLARRLASLAGHDLTVVPGAAETLSGREVWWAGHEGDAFDDLSGERVRDDIGAPGFLTESVRARPGAVDLVAIGPLANVARAVAHDEGFVAGVRTLYLMGGHFGPGAKPEHNILSDVTAARAVFASGLRTVVTGLEITTRVRIGAEGIETIRASGPYGTALAREIDAWTGFTGEGWSVPHDPITVLSMLRPDLYTTERGTVTVADDGVTSFHPDPDGTVSLVTDADLVTVADEIVSRIVRASEGVR from the coding sequence ATGATCGCGCCCCGACCGTACGACGTCCTGCTCGACACCGACATCGGCAGCGATGTCGACGACGCCCTCGCCCTCGGCGTCCTCCTGGGCTCGCCGGAGGTGTCGTTGCGCGGGGCGACGACGGTGTACGGCGACACCTTGCTGCGCGCCCGGCTCGCCCGTCGGCTCGCCTCGCTCGCCGGGCACGACCTCACCGTGGTCCCGGGCGCCGCCGAGACCCTGTCCGGACGGGAGGTGTGGTGGGCCGGGCACGAGGGCGACGCCTTCGACGACCTCTCCGGCGAGCGGGTGCGCGACGACATCGGCGCCCCCGGCTTCCTCACCGAGTCCGTACGGGCCCGCCCCGGTGCGGTCGACCTCGTCGCCATCGGGCCGCTCGCCAATGTCGCCCGGGCCGTCGCGCACGACGAGGGCTTCGTGGCCGGTGTGCGCACCCTGTATCTGATGGGCGGCCACTTCGGACCCGGCGCCAAGCCGGAGCACAACATCCTCAGCGACGTCACTGCGGCACGAGCCGTCTTCGCGTCCGGTCTCCGTACCGTCGTGACCGGTCTGGAGATCACCACCCGGGTGCGTATCGGGGCCGAAGGGATCGAGACCATCCGCGCGTCCGGCCCCTACGGCACCGCGCTCGCCCGTGAGATCGACGCCTGGACCGGCTTCACCGGGGAAGGGTGGAGCGTCCCGCACGACCCCATCACGGTGCTGTCGATGCTGCGCCCCGACCTCTACACCACCGAACGCGGCACCGTCACCGTCGCCGACGACGGAGTGACCTCTTTCCACCCCGACCCGGACGGCACCGTGTCCCTCGTCACCGACGCCGACCTGGTCACCGTCGCGGACGAGATCGTCAGCCGTATCGTCCGCGCCTCCGAGGGCGTCCGCTGA
- a CDS encoding carbohydrate ABC transporter permease yields MAIETHRSPRATHGSSREPHRSPRRRISPARHAPLIAAVLIGLLFTLPLLWVLAGSLRPGDKVLAGLESLSWRSVVPTDATFHNYVTLFQGDFGRAVLNSVLVAAVTVCVGLLLSATAAFGLAVFDFRGRGAVFAVILLSFMIPFDAIAIPLASTFRAWDLQNTYAGLILPGIGNGLAIFLLRQFFLAVPRELVEAARLDGLSWWGVFRRIYMPLSRPALIAAGLTLFTFQWQSYMWPLLIGTEPAKQLGPIALGTLQGQMVVDYGQVFAAAVVLTVIPLVVLLRLQRYFTQSIAGSGLK; encoded by the coding sequence ATGGCCATCGAAACGCACCGGAGCCCCCGCGCGACGCACGGGAGCTCCCGCGAGCCGCACCGGAGCCCCCGCCGCCGGATATCGCCCGCGCGCCACGCGCCGCTGATCGCCGCCGTGCTGATCGGCCTGCTGTTCACCCTGCCCCTGCTCTGGGTGCTGGCCGGGTCGCTGCGCCCCGGGGACAAGGTGCTCGCCGGACTCGAATCGCTCTCCTGGCGCAGCGTCGTCCCCACCGACGCGACGTTCCACAACTACGTCACCCTCTTCCAGGGGGACTTCGGACGCGCGGTGCTCAACTCGGTCCTCGTCGCGGCGGTGACCGTCTGCGTCGGACTGCTGCTGTCGGCCACCGCGGCTTTCGGGCTCGCCGTGTTCGACTTCCGTGGCCGCGGGGCCGTGTTCGCCGTGATCCTGCTGAGCTTCATGATCCCGTTCGACGCCATCGCCATCCCGCTCGCCTCCACCTTCCGCGCCTGGGACCTCCAGAACACCTACGCGGGACTGATCCTCCCGGGCATCGGCAACGGCCTGGCCATCTTCCTGCTGCGCCAGTTCTTCCTCGCGGTGCCCCGCGAACTCGTCGAGGCGGCCCGGCTCGACGGCCTCAGCTGGTGGGGCGTCTTCCGCCGGATCTACATGCCGCTGTCCCGGCCGGCCCTGATCGCCGCGGGCCTGACCCTGTTCACGTTCCAGTGGCAGTCGTACATGTGGCCCCTGCTGATCGGCACCGAACCCGCCAAGCAGCTCGGCCCCATCGCCCTCGGGACCCTCCAGGGACAGATGGTGGTCGACTACGGACAGGTCTTCGCCGCGGCGGTCGTCCTCACCGTCATCCCGTTGGTGGTCCTGCTGCGACTCCAGCGCTACTTCACCCAGTCCATCGCGGGCAGCGGCCTCAAGTAG